One Nocardia iowensis DNA window includes the following coding sequences:
- a CDS encoding TetR/AcrR family transcriptional regulator has protein sequence MRAALIEASFEILAEAGLAGFSVAKVAKLVGVSSGAPYRHFGDRDALLNAVAEQASLEAVERIGTAVEAAGADPILRLSACAGAYVGYVITRGPAIDAIFAADLQREREGRLNTASQAALGMLRGLVSAAGGADSDTQFEQYLAMVNGYVALYEAGFFHATHYNAENIAAHAAHAVATLAAGWRSMPGLSPNPTASS, from the coding sequence TTGCGCGCGGCATTGATCGAGGCCAGCTTCGAGATCCTGGCCGAGGCGGGGCTGGCGGGATTTTCCGTCGCCAAGGTCGCCAAGCTCGTGGGGGTTAGCTCCGGGGCGCCGTACCGGCACTTCGGCGACCGCGATGCCTTGCTCAACGCGGTCGCCGAACAAGCCTCCCTCGAGGCCGTCGAGCGGATCGGCACCGCGGTCGAGGCGGCGGGGGCGGATCCGATACTGCGGTTGAGCGCCTGCGCGGGCGCTTACGTCGGTTACGTCATCACCCGCGGGCCCGCCATCGACGCGATCTTCGCTGCCGACCTGCAACGTGAGCGCGAAGGGCGGCTGAACACCGCCTCACAGGCCGCGTTGGGCATGCTGCGCGGTTTGGTCTCGGCCGCCGGCGGAGCCGACTCGGATACCCAGTTCGAGCAGTACCTGGCCATGGTCAACGGCTACGTCGCCTTGTACGAAGCCGGGTTCTTCCACGCCACGCACTACAACGCCGAAAACATAGCCGCCCACGCCGCCCACGCCGTGGCCACCCTGGCGGCGGGCTGGCGATCCATGCCCGGCCTTTCACCGAACCCGACAGCATCGTCGTAA
- a CDS encoding putative quinol monooxygenase, whose product MFALVVKFDLIDAERAVGFDKLVAETVERIAEYEPGTLVYVTHAVEGEPLSRIFYEVYRDREAFDEHERQPHTRQFLAQRDEYIAAHRVEFLTPDAAKGLPTAD is encoded by the coding sequence ATGTTTGCACTCGTGGTGAAGTTCGATCTGATCGACGCCGAGAGGGCAGTGGGTTTCGACAAGCTCGTCGCCGAGACCGTTGAGCGCATCGCTGAATACGAGCCCGGCACACTCGTTTACGTGACCCACGCTGTTGAGGGCGAGCCCCTCTCGCGGATCTTTTACGAGGTGTACCGCGACCGTGAGGCGTTCGATGAGCATGAGCGGCAGCCGCATACCCGCCAATTTCTGGCCCAACGTGACGAGTACATCGCTGCACACCGGGTTGAGTTCCTGACACCCGACGCCGCGAAGGGCCTGCCCACCGCGGACTAA
- a CDS encoding aromatic prenyltransferase codes for MGTFVGVTLDQFRHDLREYARLAEVRYDPAVVDPVLTTLADLWTNSVVGVRTTTHPVPEREVNTRVMHPGEPGELIERLRTAGLLTFDGHPMEELLTAICAAVPARSGVDLALASGVQKVWLVFPELLSVDRVLDFPGMPDAARAHAAHLSRYGGQIGILAVDFAARTMNLYSQVFEPGHLAAADIATILDDLDFVPATDEELALLGRTFNLYRTFSWTSPRMQRICFPLRCTASTFPTHLHPVLARFVDGAPFADPTARGFVFYTAYGPTDRYYKVQAEYAAAQHAEFPGGTAPRVN; via the coding sequence ATGGGCACATTCGTCGGCGTGACGCTCGACCAATTCCGGCACGATTTGCGGGAGTATGCCCGTCTGGCCGAGGTTCGTTATGACCCGGCGGTGGTGGATCCGGTGCTGACGACGCTGGCCGATCTGTGGACCAACTCCGTGGTCGGGGTGCGCACCACCACACATCCGGTGCCCGAGCGCGAGGTCAACACTCGCGTAATGCATCCGGGTGAGCCGGGTGAGCTGATCGAAAGGCTGCGCACCGCCGGACTACTCACCTTCGACGGACATCCGATGGAGGAGTTGCTGACGGCGATCTGTGCCGCGGTTCCGGCCCGGTCGGGTGTCGATCTCGCACTTGCCAGCGGTGTGCAGAAGGTCTGGCTGGTCTTTCCCGAACTGCTCAGCGTCGATCGGGTACTCGACTTCCCCGGTATGCCCGACGCGGCCCGCGCGCACGCCGCGCACCTGTCCCGCTACGGCGGTCAGATCGGCATCCTGGCAGTCGATTTCGCGGCCCGCACAATGAACCTGTACTCGCAGGTGTTCGAGCCCGGCCACCTCGCCGCGGCCGATATCGCCACCATCCTGGACGATCTCGACTTCGTCCCGGCCACCGACGAAGAGCTGGCACTGCTCGGCCGCACGTTCAACCTCTACCGCACGTTCTCCTGGACTTCCCCACGCATGCAACGCATCTGCTTCCCGCTGCGCTGCACTGCATCGACCTTCCCGACCCACCTCCACCCGGTGCTGGCCCGCTTCGTCGACGGCGCACCCTTCGCCGATCCCACCGCACGCGGCTTCGTGTTCTACACCGCCTATGGACCGACCGACCGGTACTACAAGGTCCAGGCCGAATACGCCGCCGCGCAACACGCCGAATTCCCCGGCGGCACGGCGCCGCGTGTCAACTAG
- a CDS encoding low affinity iron permease family protein, producing MPSEVRGKLTIFDRFATTTATLTSKAGFFVFCVLLVVVWAPTFLVLPSIDTWQLVINTATTIVTFLLVALLQNTQSRSDDAVQQKLNAIADALADLMGELSADHPELHRHRAELADAVGLEKRESA from the coding sequence ATGCCATCGGAGGTGCGAGGCAAGCTGACCATCTTCGACCGCTTCGCCACCACCACCGCCACGCTGACCTCGAAAGCGGGCTTCTTCGTATTCTGTGTCCTGCTGGTAGTGGTGTGGGCGCCGACCTTCCTGGTCTTGCCCAGCATCGACACCTGGCAATTGGTGATCAACACCGCCACCACTATCGTCACGTTCCTGCTGGTGGCGCTGCTGCAGAACACTCAGTCCCGCTCCGACGACGCCGTCCAGCAGAAGCTCAATGCCATCGCCGACGCACTGGCCGACCTGATGGGCGAGCTCAGCGCCGATCACCCCGAATTGCACCGGCACCGTGCGGAATTGGCCGATGCGGTCGGCTTGGAGAAACGGGAATCGGCCTGA
- a CDS encoding TetR/AcrR family transcriptional regulator, with amino-acid sequence MARSVPNTRERIQEVALEMFARQGVQRTSLQDIANRLGITKPALYYHFSSREDLVRSIVQPLIQEGDELVVRHERRNVVVVSELLTDYFDFHYRHREKLMLVLAELRILGEVESIDAALDWRRRLVRLVFGADPTLDQAARAIMAFGGIQDCCLQLPEVPPERLRTAAVGAALTVLGAAGNGTT; translated from the coding sequence GTGGCACGTTCCGTCCCTAACACCAGAGAGCGCATCCAAGAGGTGGCGCTCGAGATGTTCGCCCGGCAGGGTGTTCAGCGCACCAGTCTGCAGGACATCGCGAATCGTCTCGGCATCACGAAACCGGCGCTCTACTACCACTTCTCCTCACGGGAGGATCTGGTTCGCAGCATCGTGCAACCTCTTATTCAGGAGGGTGACGAACTAGTGGTGAGGCATGAACGGCGAAACGTTGTGGTGGTGTCCGAGCTGCTGACGGACTACTTCGACTTCCACTATCGCCACCGAGAGAAACTGATGCTCGTTCTCGCGGAGCTGAGGATTCTGGGAGAAGTCGAATCCATCGACGCGGCGCTGGACTGGCGTCGACGATTGGTCAGACTTGTGTTCGGGGCGGATCCCACTCTCGATCAAGCAGCCCGGGCGATCATGGCATTCGGCGGAATTCAGGACTGCTGCCTGCAACTGCCCGAAGTCCCGCCCGAACGACTACGTACGGCTGCGGTCGGTGCTGCGCTCACGGTGCTCGGCGCGGCGGGCAACGGTACGACCTGA
- a CDS encoding CGNR zinc finger domain-containing protein: MPAGFPDFRLGNVLATSFTGTLSERHGDAVERIPTPQRLVDWLVVNGLAVESCTDAQLELARELRESIHAAATAAAIHDALPASAVQVINDCSIQGRAAAILTPDGNRRWRLSSASCVEDALGVIAADAISIIAGERDGKLALCASPTCQAAFFDTSQSRTRKWCDMNTCGNRQKKARFNANQRKNIRG, encoded by the coding sequence ATGCCTGCTGGGTTCCCTGACTTTCGCCTCGGTAATGTGCTGGCGACCAGCTTTACGGGGACGCTGTCGGAGCGTCATGGCGACGCTGTGGAGCGCATTCCCACACCGCAGCGACTGGTCGACTGGCTGGTAGTGAATGGCCTTGCCGTGGAGTCCTGCACCGACGCCCAGCTCGAACTCGCTCGCGAACTGAGGGAATCAATTCACGCCGCCGCGACAGCGGCCGCGATCCACGATGCTCTCCCTGCGTCTGCTGTCCAAGTCATCAATGACTGCAGCATCCAGGGTCGGGCCGCGGCTATTCTGACGCCCGACGGCAATCGACGATGGCGACTCAGCTCGGCTTCCTGCGTAGAAGATGCCCTAGGCGTAATCGCCGCCGACGCGATCAGCATCATCGCAGGCGAACGAGACGGAAAATTGGCGTTGTGCGCATCGCCAACCTGCCAAGCCGCCTTCTTCGACACCAGCCAAAGTCGCACCCGCAAATGGTGCGACATGAACACGTGCGGGAATCGTCAGAAGAAGGCGCGCTTCAATGCCAACCAGCGCAAGAACATTAGAGGCTGA
- a CDS encoding CatB-related O-acetyltransferase, translated as MPGQPRVVLLKPLVTSPLIEVGEFSYYDDPDDPTAFETRNVLYHYGPEKLIIGKFCALGTGVRFIMNGANHRMDGPSTFPFPTMGGSWSDHFDLLTGLPSRGDTVVGNDVWFGNGATVMPGVRIGHGAIISTGSVVTGDVPDYGIVGGNPARLIRTRYSDQDIARLRAVAWWDWPVEHITAHLRTIMSGSITDLEAAAADLK; from the coding sequence ATGCCCGGCCAACCGCGGGTGGTGCTGTTGAAACCGCTGGTCACCTCGCCGCTGATCGAGGTCGGGGAGTTCTCCTACTACGACGACCCGGACGATCCGACCGCGTTCGAAACCCGCAACGTGCTCTACCACTATGGGCCGGAGAAACTGATCATCGGGAAGTTCTGCGCCCTGGGCACCGGAGTGCGGTTCATCATGAACGGCGCCAACCATCGCATGGACGGCCCCTCGACCTTTCCTTTTCCAACCATGGGCGGCTCGTGGTCGGACCACTTCGACCTGCTCACCGGCTTGCCGAGCCGAGGGGACACGGTCGTCGGCAACGACGTCTGGTTCGGTAACGGCGCGACCGTGATGCCCGGCGTGCGGATCGGTCACGGCGCGATCATCAGCACCGGCTCCGTGGTCACCGGCGACGTGCCCGACTACGGCATTGTCGGCGGCAATCCAGCCCGCCTCATCCGAACGCGCTACAGCGACCAGGACATCGCCCGGTTGCGGGCAGTGGCGTGGTGGGATTGGCCCGTCGAACACATCACCGCACACCTGCGGACCATCATGTCGGGCAGCATCACCGACCTCGAAGCCGCCGCCGCTGACTTGAAATGA
- the abc-f gene encoding ribosomal protection-like ABC-F family protein — protein sequence MPTQITALAVSKSFDGTPVLDEVTCSLAAGERTGIIGENGSGKTTLLRLFAGREQPDHGEIIVRAEGGVGYLAQDERLPPHLSVQDVIDRALVELRAIEQRMRRLEAVMATGDESAMAEYGELTTIFELRGGYDADARVEQALHGLGLSLVDRDRTVGELSGGEQVRLRLAAVLAAGTEVLLLDEPTNHLDAEALTWLEDHLRARRGTTVTVSHDRAFLERVATSLLEVDADRQRVIRYGNGYAGFLTEKAAARQRWAQAYTQWQADTDRFREVAATTARDVAPGRAMKDNNKMAYDRAGGRVQQSLASRVRNAEERLRRLLADPVPPPPQPLRFAPTLRAGSARGTVLDATDVAVSGRLDRTSLTITAGDRLLITGPNGAGKTTLLRVLAGRLAPDSGTVTHHGRVGYLAQEPSPAEPGQTLLAAFARGRAGGTEQQAEQLLSLGLFDHAQFTKRVANLSAGQRQRLALARLVTEPVDVLLLDEPTNHLSPGLVEELETALAEYRGALVIVSHDRRLRARWRGTHFDLRTSAFV from the coding sequence ATGCCAACCCAGATCACCGCGCTCGCGGTCAGCAAATCCTTCGACGGCACGCCTGTTCTCGATGAGGTGACGTGTTCGCTCGCCGCGGGTGAGCGCACCGGGATCATCGGCGAGAACGGCTCCGGCAAGACCACTCTGCTGCGCCTGTTCGCCGGCCGGGAACAGCCCGACCACGGCGAGATCATCGTCCGGGCCGAGGGCGGCGTCGGCTACCTCGCTCAGGACGAGCGGCTTCCGCCCCACCTCAGCGTGCAGGACGTCATAGACCGAGCCCTGGTCGAGCTCCGGGCGATCGAACAACGGATGCGCCGCCTGGAGGCGGTCATGGCCACCGGCGACGAGTCAGCGATGGCCGAATACGGCGAGCTGACAACCATTTTCGAACTACGCGGCGGTTACGACGCGGACGCGCGAGTGGAACAGGCGCTGCACGGTCTGGGGTTGAGCCTGGTGGACCGCGACCGCACGGTCGGTGAGCTTTCCGGCGGCGAGCAGGTTCGCCTGCGCTTGGCCGCGGTACTCGCGGCGGGCACTGAGGTGCTATTGCTGGACGAGCCGACCAACCACCTCGACGCTGAGGCACTGACCTGGCTGGAGGATCACCTGCGTGCCCGCCGCGGCACGACGGTGACGGTCTCGCACGACCGAGCCTTCCTCGAACGGGTCGCGACCAGCCTGCTGGAGGTCGACGCGGATCGGCAGCGCGTCATCCGCTACGGCAACGGCTATGCGGGGTTCCTGACCGAGAAGGCGGCGGCTCGCCAGCGATGGGCGCAGGCGTACACACAATGGCAGGCCGACACCGATCGGTTCCGCGAGGTTGCCGCCACCACTGCCCGCGACGTCGCACCGGGCCGGGCGATGAAGGACAACAACAAGATGGCCTACGACCGAGCCGGTGGGCGGGTGCAGCAGTCTCTGGCCAGCCGGGTCCGCAATGCCGAGGAACGGCTGCGCCGCCTCCTCGCGGACCCGGTGCCACCGCCACCGCAACCACTGCGCTTCGCTCCTACCCTGCGCGCGGGTAGTGCGCGCGGCACCGTGCTCGACGCCACCGACGTCGCGGTTTCGGGCCGGCTCGACCGGACCAGTCTCACGATCACCGCGGGTGACCGCCTGCTGATCACCGGACCGAACGGGGCGGGCAAGACCACCCTGCTGCGCGTGCTGGCCGGTCGGCTCGCGCCGGACAGCGGCACCGTCACCCACCACGGCAGGGTCGGCTACCTCGCACAGGAGCCATCTCCCGCCGAACCCGGTCAAACGCTGCTGGCCGCCTTCGCTCGTGGTCGCGCCGGCGGAACCGAGCAGCAGGCCGAACAACTGCTGTCGCTCGGCCTGTTCGACCACGCCCAGTTCACGAAGCGCGTCGCGAACCTGTCCGCCGGGCAACGGCAGCGTCTCGCCTTGGCGCGATTGGTCACCGAGCCCGTGGATGTGCTGCTGCTGGACGAGCCAACCAACCATCTGTCGCCAGGTCTGGTCGAAGAGTTGGAAACCGCACTGGCCGAATACCGGGGCGCCCTCGTGATCGTCAGCCACGACCGGCGGCTGCGCGCCCGCTGGCGTGGTACGCATTTCGACCTGCGCACCTCGGCATTCGTCTGA
- a CDS encoding SDR family NAD(P)-dependent oxidoreductase, with protein MTDDASIRAAAEQVESEQGQLDALVNNAGIAGPEREPDEVTGADMTAVLDTNVVGVVRVTHAFLPLLRRSDAGTIVNVAYNTSKTAVAMLTVQYAKAFPW; from the coding sequence GTGACCGACGACGCGTCGATCCGCGCCGCCGCCGAACAGGTCGAATCCGAGCAGGGGCAGCTGGATGCGCTGGTCAACAATGCCGGTATCGCCGGGCCCGAGCGTGAGCCCGACGAGGTCACCGGCGCCGACATGACCGCGGTGCTCGACACCAACGTCGTCGGCGTCGTGCGGGTCACCCACGCGTTCCTGCCGTTGCTGCGGCGCAGCGATGCGGGCACGATCGTCAACGTCGCCTACAACACCTCCAAGACAGCAGTGGCGATGCTGACCGTGCAATACGCCAAAGCCTTCCCCTGGTAG
- a CDS encoding epoxide hydrolase family protein, with product MPRPTSDVHAFEAHAPDADLDDLRARLAAARLPEAETVYRAAPDPRRWEQGVPLADLVDVVNYWRTGYDWRSFEERLNRIGQFRTTIDDLGIHFLHRRSARADATPLILTHGWPDSIVRFIDVVDELADPKDADAPAFHVVVPSLPGFGYSDKPAITGWGTEKIAAAWVELMGRLGYRKFVAHGGDWGGNITTVLGGRFPAHVLGIHTTFAEAPPGLTTDGLTAVERTWIEETRDFWRHRAAYAKQQATRPQTIGYSLVDSPVGLLAWILDKFAEWTDTEDSPFETISMDRVLDDVTLYWLTRTGASAARIYYESHNLLDPELRVDVPSALTMYPRDVEKCPRPWAQERYRQIVRWRSPETGGHFPSLEVPEYFLKDLQEGLAAVLAANR from the coding sequence ATGCCCCGTCCAACCAGCGACGTGCACGCATTCGAAGCCCACGCACCTGACGCTGACCTCGATGATCTGCGCGCGCGATTGGCCGCGGCGCGGCTACCGGAGGCCGAGACGGTCTATCGCGCCGCGCCCGACCCTCGCCGATGGGAACAGGGCGTTCCCCTCGCCGACCTCGTCGATGTCGTGAACTACTGGCGCACCGGGTACGACTGGCGGAGTTTCGAAGAGCGCCTCAACCGAATCGGCCAGTTCCGCACGACCATTGATGATCTGGGAATCCACTTCCTGCACCGCCGATCCGCGCGCGCCGATGCCACTCCCCTGATCTTGACGCACGGCTGGCCAGACAGCATTGTTCGGTTCATCGATGTAGTAGACGAGCTGGCAGATCCGAAAGACGCAGACGCGCCGGCGTTCCACGTCGTGGTCCCGTCGCTACCAGGCTTTGGTTACAGCGACAAGCCGGCCATCACCGGGTGGGGAACCGAAAAGATCGCGGCCGCATGGGTGGAACTGATGGGAAGGCTCGGCTACCGCAAGTTCGTCGCCCACGGCGGCGACTGGGGAGGCAATATCACCACGGTTCTCGGCGGCAGGTTCCCGGCGCACGTTCTCGGCATCCACACAACGTTCGCGGAGGCACCGCCGGGGTTGACAACGGACGGGCTGACGGCGGTCGAGCGCACTTGGATCGAGGAAACCCGCGATTTCTGGCGCCACCGCGCGGCGTACGCGAAGCAGCAGGCGACCCGACCGCAGACCATCGGCTACTCGCTCGTCGACTCACCGGTCGGGCTTCTTGCCTGGATCCTCGACAAGTTCGCCGAGTGGACAGATACCGAAGACAGCCCGTTCGAGACGATTTCCATGGACCGCGTTCTTGACGACGTCACCCTGTATTGGCTGACGCGGACCGGCGCATCGGCGGCCCGTATCTACTACGAAAGCCACAACTTGCTCGATCCCGAACTTCGGGTCGACGTCCCGTCAGCACTGACGATGTATCCCCGCGACGTCGAGAAGTGTCCGCGCCCCTGGGCACAGGAGCGGTACCGACAGATCGTCCGATGGCGGTCGCCCGAAACCGGCGGACATTTCCCGTCGCTGGAGGTTCCCGAATATTTCCTCAAGGACCTGCAAGAAGGCCTCGCGGCAGTGCTGGCCGCTAATCGGTGA
- a CDS encoding SDR family NAD(P)-dependent oxidoreductase: protein MPLGRQGIETDTTKPRSTNMTVTVITGANKGLGFETARQLVAAGNTVYVGARNLDKAERAAGQLGAPAADRRDRRRVDPRRRRTGRIRAGAAGCAGQQCRYRRARA from the coding sequence ATGCCGCTGGGCAGACAGGGCATCGAAACCGACACTACGAAACCGAGGAGCACAAATATGACCGTCACCGTGATCACCGGAGCTAACAAAGGGTTGGGATTCGAGACCGCCCGCCAGCTGGTGGCCGCCGGTAACACCGTTTACGTGGGCGCACGCAACCTCGACAAGGCCGAACGCGCCGCCGGGCAACTGGGGGCGCCCGCTGCTGATCGACGTGACCGACGACGCGTCGATCCGCGCCGCCGCCGAACAGGTCGAATCCGAGCAGGGGCAGCTGGATGCGCTGGTCAACAATGCCGGTATCGCCGGGCCCGAGCGTGA
- a CDS encoding MBL fold metallo-hydrolase, protein MHEIVLGDVTVTRIVNVVVTAEISPATSFPGSTTATWQQHRSLLEPDFFEVSTNTVRAASQVWLLRSEGRNIVVDTGFAHTQQPGAQANDTDLIQGLTAAGVRREDNDVVINTHLHEDHVGWNTYLDGGVRVPSFPNLAPGHTPGSSILRLQSGSDTALFVGDALHTPLQIVQPDTNSQYCEDPTRARRTRNQLLGQAADTNALVLPAHFPGHGAAEIERNGN, encoded by the coding sequence ATGCACGAAATCGTCCTGGGCGATGTGACTGTCACGAGGATCGTGAACGTGGTCGTCACTGCCGAGATCTCGCCTGCCACCTCCTTCCCCGGCAGCACCACAGCGACCTGGCAACAGCACAGGTCCTTGCTCGAGCCGGACTTCTTCGAAGTGTCCACCAATACGGTTCGCGCGGCGAGTCAAGTCTGGCTGCTGCGCAGCGAGGGCCGAAACATAGTGGTGGACACCGGCTTCGCCCACACCCAGCAACCCGGCGCACAAGCCAACGACACCGACCTGATCCAAGGCCTGACCGCTGCGGGTGTGCGACGCGAGGACAACGACGTGGTGATCAACACCCACCTGCACGAGGATCATGTCGGCTGGAACACCTACCTCGACGGTGGAGTTCGGGTGCCGAGCTTCCCCAACCTCGCACCGGGACACACACCGGGATCCAGCATCCTGAGACTCCAATCAGGCTCGGACACAGCGTTATTCGTCGGAGACGCCCTGCACACCCCGCTGCAAATCGTGCAACCCGATACCAATAGCCAATACTGCGAAGACCCCACCCGAGCCCGCCGGACCCGAAACCAGCTGCTCGGGCAGGCCGCTGACACCAACGCACTTGTGCTACCGGCACATTTCCCAGGACACGGCGCCGCAGAAATCGAACGCAACGGAAACTGA
- a CDS encoding TetR/AcrR family transcriptional regulator: MSTAPPPASEPAPAARRPGGRTARIRAQVLEAVSAELTEHGYDALSIDGVATRSGVHRATVYRRWHDVGGLLADVFHAASQQPWQPRDTGSLRGDLAALNHEIQDSLSEESSIAVALIAVSFRSEGAARALRQLWEDRYTQSEIIVQRAIHRGELSPAVDARALLIAATAPLYHQLVLLRTPPDPQLPDRAAVSAALAADAGAFNRPHSAGQ; encoded by the coding sequence ATGAGTACCGCACCGCCTCCGGCTTCCGAGCCCGCTCCAGCAGCCCGCCGCCCGGGCGGCCGAACCGCCCGCATCCGAGCCCAGGTGCTCGAGGCGGTCAGCGCGGAGCTGACCGAACACGGTTACGACGCGCTGAGCATCGATGGCGTCGCCACCCGCTCGGGCGTGCATCGCGCGACGGTGTATCGCCGCTGGCACGATGTCGGCGGTCTGCTCGCCGACGTCTTCCATGCGGCGAGCCAGCAGCCATGGCAACCCCGCGATACCGGCTCACTGCGTGGGGACTTGGCGGCGCTGAACCACGAGATCCAGGATTCGCTGAGCGAGGAGTCCTCGATCGCGGTGGCGTTGATCGCGGTCTCGTTTCGATCCGAGGGAGCTGCCCGAGCCCTGCGACAGTTGTGGGAGGACCGATACACCCAGTCCGAGATCATCGTTCAGCGAGCGATCCACCGCGGTGAACTCTCACCTGCGGTCGACGCGCGGGCCTTGCTGATCGCCGCTACCGCACCGCTCTACCACCAGTTGGTGCTGCTGAGAACCCCACCCGACCCCCAATTGCCCGACCGCGCGGCCGTCAGCGCCGCCCTCGCCGCAGACGCGGGCGCATTCAACCGCCCACATTCAGCGGGACAGTGA
- a CDS encoding amidase, with the protein MSRPRKPTLPGALATVVLVGLATACDPGAGTNSSATSDPPPTASSTAAPNADAPSVVAGLDLERITISDLQHAMDTGRLSSEQLTGAYLKRIESLNPLLHAVIAVNPDAVSIARDSDDRRRAQRSRGPLEGIPVLVKDNIDTADKQPTTAGSSALLTAEPTTDAFLVGRLRAAGAVIVGKANLSEWANFRSTNQIAGWSATGGQTRNPYVLDRSPCGSSSGSAVAAAAALAAVTIGTETDGSIVCPASATSTVGIKPTVGLVSRSGIVPITLRHDTAGPIARNVADAALTLSAIYGVDPNDPDTAVAQDMLPTDYRSLLDPNSLRGKRIGIWRTGRVGIDPDVDRVFDATVARLRGLGAVVVDNVDVPNSDEVVTRDLLPAVLTEFKHDLNAYLAATPGEHPKDLTELIDYNRRHADTELAGFGQELFEMADKTDGDLTDPTYRAHRQAATDQARRAIDDALTRDRLDAIVTPTEAPAPKLEYQGGGTSFASSTRNSAMAGYPIATVPAGYARDTLPLGLSFIGTRFSDAQLIAYAYAYEQATPARKAPDYLPTLP; encoded by the coding sequence ATGTCCCGACCTCGGAAACCAACACTGCCTGGTGCGCTGGCCACGGTGGTGCTGGTGGGCCTGGCAACAGCGTGTGATCCCGGTGCTGGTACCAACTCCAGCGCGACGAGTGACCCGCCCCCTACCGCGTCGAGCACGGCTGCACCGAACGCCGACGCCCCATCGGTGGTGGCCGGGCTGGATCTGGAACGCATCACGATCAGCGATCTCCAGCACGCCATGGACACCGGCAGGTTGAGCTCTGAACAACTGACCGGGGCCTATCTGAAGCGGATCGAAAGTCTCAATCCCCTTCTGCACGCTGTGATCGCGGTGAATCCGGATGCGGTCTCGATCGCGCGCGACAGCGACGACCGGCGCCGCGCACAGCGGTCGCGTGGGCCACTGGAGGGCATCCCCGTCCTGGTCAAAGACAACATCGACACCGCCGACAAGCAACCGACGACCGCCGGCTCGTCGGCGCTGCTCACGGCCGAGCCCACCACCGACGCTTTCCTCGTCGGTCGATTGCGCGCAGCCGGAGCCGTAATCGTGGGCAAGGCGAACCTCTCCGAGTGGGCAAACTTCCGCTCCACCAACCAGATCGCCGGCTGGAGCGCCACCGGCGGACAAACCCGCAACCCCTACGTCCTCGACCGCAGCCCGTGTGGATCCTCCAGCGGGTCTGCCGTGGCCGCCGCTGCCGCTCTTGCCGCGGTAACGATCGGCACCGAGACCGACGGGTCGATCGTGTGCCCGGCGAGTGCGACGTCGACGGTCGGCATCAAACCGACGGTGGGCCTGGTCAGCCGCAGCGGCATTGTGCCGATCACCTTGCGCCACGACACCGCCGGACCGATCGCGCGCAACGTCGCCGATGCCGCACTGACCCTGTCGGCTATCTATGGTGTCGATCCGAACGATCCCGACACCGCCGTCGCCCAGGACATGCTGCCCACCGACTACCGGTCCCTGCTCGACCCGAACTCGCTGCGCGGCAAGCGAATCGGCATATGGCGCACCGGTCGTGTCGGGATAGACCCCGACGTGGACCGAGTCTTCGATGCCACCGTGGCGCGGCTGCGCGGCCTGGGCGCCGTCGTCGTCGACAACGTCGACGTCCCCAACTCCGACGAGGTGGTGACCCGCGACCTGCTACCGGCCGTCTTGACCGAGTTCAAACACGACCTGAACGCCTACCTCGCCGCCACCCCCGGCGAGCACCCGAAGGACCTGACCGAACTGATCGACTACAACCGCCGCCACGCCGACACCGAACTGGCCGGTTTCGGCCAAGAACTGTTCGAGATGGCCGACAAGACCGATGGCGACCTGACCGATCCGACCTACCGCGCACACCGCCAAGCCGCGACCGATCAAGCCCGGCGAGCCATCGACGATGCGCTGACCCGAGACCGGCTCGACGCGATCGTCACTCCGACCGAGGCACCAGCCCCGAAACTCGAATATCAGGGCGGCGGAACATCATTCGCCAGTTCCACGCGCAACTCCGCGATGGCCGGGTACCCGATCGCCACCGTGCCCGCCGGATATGCCCGCGATACGCTGCCGCTCGGCTTGTCCTTCATCGGAACGCGGTTCAGCGACGCACAACTGATCGCCTACGCCTACGCATACGAGCAGGCGACACCGGCTCGCAAGGCTCCGGACTATCTGCCGACCCTGCCCTGA